Proteins encoded together in one Deltaproteobacteria bacterium window:
- a CDS encoding transposase, whose product MPKNKHTEETKLAVVLEGLKSAGSIAEMCRKHGISDSLYYKWRDVFLEGGKRGLSGKNESPNMELVRRVSEYEKVIGRLTVQCEILKKTFPDAL is encoded by the coding sequence ATGCCAAAGAACAAACACACGGAGGAAACGAAGTTGGCTGTGGTTTTGGAGGGGCTCAAGAGCGCCGGTTCAATAGCCGAGATGTGTCGCAAACACGGGATTTCCGACTCGCTCTATTACAAATGGAGAGATGTATTTCTTGAAGGCGGCAAACGCGGTTTATCTGGAAAAAATGAATCACCAAATATGGAGCTTGTGCGAAGGGTGTCGGAGTACGAAAAAGTCATTGGACGGTTAACCGTCCAATGCGAGATTTTAAAAAAAACGTTTCCGGATGCACTGTAG